Proteins from one Gimesia maris genomic window:
- a CDS encoding Gfo/Idh/MocA family oxidoreductase, producing MTQSNNQSTSRRDFLKVTTATAVGTGILSTLGSTAHVHASGDDTIKVGLVGCGGRGTGAASQALSTKGNVKLEAMADAFKDRMDSSLNNLQKQFSGRPERVDVAEDKMFVGFDAYQKLLDSGVDVVILATPPGFRPIHFEAAVNKGVHIFMEKPVASDVTGVKKVLEAAKKAKEKNLAVGVGLQRHHQAPYIETIQRLKDGAIGDITSMRCYWNSGGVWEPRLAREDAKSEMEYQMRNWYYYNWLCGDHINEQHIHNIDVCNWLKDDFPVKAYGMGGRQVRTDKKYGEIYDHFAVEFVYADDTRMYSQCRHIRNCWNSVTEHAQGTKGSCDISGAKYETTGGYKWKYRGKKANPYQVEHDDLFAAIYNGTPYNEAEYGAKSTMTSILGRLATYSGKPVTWDEAMASEVSLMPKEFSWEGTPVTVPDENGFYPIPTPGVSNVL from the coding sequence ATGACTCAATCTAACAATCAATCTACTTCCAGGCGCGACTTCTTGAAAGTAACAACAGCCACTGCGGTGGGTACAGGGATCCTTTCCACATTGGGTTCAACTGCTCATGTTCACGCGAGTGGTGATGATACTATTAAAGTCGGTCTGGTTGGCTGTGGCGGTCGAGGTACCGGCGCTGCTTCCCAGGCGTTGTCTACGAAAGGGAACGTCAAGCTGGAAGCAATGGCGGATGCTTTCAAAGACCGCATGGACAGCAGCTTGAACAATCTGCAGAAACAGTTTTCCGGTCGCCCTGAACGTGTTGATGTAGCTGAAGACAAAATGTTTGTCGGATTCGATGCCTATCAGAAACTTCTGGATAGTGGCGTCGATGTTGTCATTCTGGCCACTCCTCCCGGTTTCCGTCCGATTCATTTTGAAGCAGCCGTCAATAAAGGTGTCCACATCTTTATGGAAAAACCGGTTGCTAGTGACGTTACCGGTGTGAAGAAAGTTCTGGAAGCAGCCAAAAAAGCCAAAGAGAAAAATCTGGCTGTTGGCGTGGGCCTGCAGCGTCATCACCAGGCTCCTTACATCGAAACCATTCAACGTTTGAAAGATGGTGCGATTGGCGATATCACTTCCATGCGTTGCTACTGGAACAGTGGTGGAGTCTGGGAACCACGTCTGGCCCGGGAAGATGCTAAATCAGAAATGGAATACCAGATGCGAAACTGGTATTACTATAACTGGCTGTGTGGAGACCACATCAACGAGCAGCACATCCACAATATCGATGTTTGCAACTGGTTGAAAGATGATTTCCCCGTTAAAGCCTATGGCATGGGGGGGCGTCAGGTTCGAACCGACAAAAAGTACGGTGAGATCTACGATCACTTCGCCGTTGAGTTTGTCTATGCCGACGACACCCGGATGTACAGTCAGTGTCGACACATCCGTAACTGCTGGAACAGCGTGACAGAGCATGCCCAGGGAACCAAGGGATCCTGCGACATCAGCGGTGCCAAGTATGAAACCACGGGTGGCTATAAATGGAAATACCGTGGAAAGAAAGCCAATCCTTACCAGGTTGAGCACGATGATCTGTTCGCAGCCATCTACAATGGCACGCCTTACAATGAAGCAGAGTATGGTGCGAAATCCACGATGACTTCCATTCTGGGACGCCTGGCCACTTACAGTGGAAAGCCAGTCACCTGGGATGAAGCCATGGCTTCTGAAGTCAGCCTGATGCCAAAAGAATTCTCGTGGGAAGGTACTCCTGTTACAGTTCCCGATGAAAATGGATTCTATCCGATTCCAACTCCTGGCGTCTCAAACGTTCTGTAA
- a CDS encoding fibronectin type III domain-containing protein, with protein sequence MQYWNHKVCLKTPLLLLIFASGFSGVRAAEPPAPPTDFRAEDVPGDAGTAIDLFWTLSPDDKPDLKPRKVLRYVISRKAVDVENAKFENIGEPTYRVNTFRDSNCEPDTPYLYRIEAVGQESMTSPPAVIKEPIVATLQWFNLQRSWFAVFVVLICGSVIFFIRLARSGKKLKVRKIAGLEAINDAVGRATEMGRSCLFVPGIQDINDIQTVAGITILAQVAETTADYRAQLEVPTSRSLVMTTARDTVEAAYLSAGRPDEYNEDDIYYITDEQFGYVASVTGKMVRDKPAACFYMGAFYAESLILAETGNSVGAIQIAGTAMPTQLPFFVAACDFTLIGEEFFAASAYLSGEPQQLGSLKGQDFGKLVGGLLLVAGCLIMTVSSIQSRGVPPDNEEPTYLQSASNYIIQNILGKGGFKS encoded by the coding sequence ATGCAATACTGGAATCATAAGGTGTGCCTGAAAACACCACTACTGCTGCTGATCTTCGCTTCCGGATTCTCAGGGGTGCGCGCAGCGGAACCACCTGCCCCTCCAACAGATTTTCGCGCTGAAGATGTACCCGGAGATGCCGGAACCGCCATCGATCTGTTCTGGACGCTCTCCCCGGATGACAAACCCGATCTTAAACCGCGCAAGGTCTTACGATATGTCATCTCCCGTAAAGCAGTAGATGTAGAGAATGCCAAATTTGAAAATATCGGCGAGCCCACCTATCGGGTCAATACATTTCGTGATTCAAACTGCGAGCCCGACACCCCCTATCTCTACCGTATCGAAGCCGTCGGGCAGGAAAGCATGACATCCCCCCCTGCCGTCATCAAAGAACCGATTGTTGCGACGCTGCAATGGTTTAACCTGCAGCGCAGCTGGTTTGCGGTCTTTGTTGTATTGATCTGTGGCTCGGTGATCTTCTTTATCCGACTGGCGCGAAGCGGCAAAAAACTGAAAGTCCGAAAAATTGCTGGTCTGGAAGCGATTAACGATGCAGTGGGCCGCGCGACAGAAATGGGGCGATCCTGCCTGTTTGTCCCCGGTATTCAGGATATCAATGACATTCAGACGGTTGCCGGAATCACCATCCTTGCACAGGTAGCAGAAACGACGGCGGATTATCGCGCCCAACTGGAAGTCCCTACTTCCCGCTCACTCGTCATGACTACAGCCCGCGATACCGTCGAAGCCGCTTACCTGTCAGCCGGTAGACCTGATGAATATAACGAAGACGATATTTACTACATCACCGACGAACAGTTTGGATATGTCGCCAGTGTCACGGGAAAAATGGTCCGTGATAAACCTGCGGCCTGTTTTTACATGGGTGCCTTTTACGCCGAGTCATTGATTCTGGCAGAGACGGGTAACTCAGTCGGCGCCATTCAGATCGCAGGTACAGCGATGCCTACCCAGCTCCCCTTCTTCGTTGCCGCCTGTGATTTCACTCTGATTGGAGAAGAATTTTTTGCGGCTTCGGCATACCTGTCAGGGGAACCTCAGCAGTTGGGCAGCCTGAAAGGACAGGACTTTGGAAAACTGGTCGGGGGACTGCTGCTGGTTGCAGGCTGCCTCATCATGACGGTTTCTTCAATCCAGTCACGGGGAGTCCCTCCCGACAATGAGGAACCGACCTACCTGCAGTCCGCCTCGAACTACATCATACAGAATATCCTCGGTAAAGGAGGCTTCAAATCATGA
- a CDS encoding MFS transporter has translation MNSQSTADAELNASSPELALPTYRFFPGWSMLGIAAMAQFLSAPGQSFSVAVFKDPMRISLGLTETQYSLAYGFATIVSACLLPFVGRLLDHFGARIILPIIAVGLAAACFFMSRIHSLSELYVGFSLVRSLGQGALTLISVWMVGEWFEKKRGRATALAGFGSAFSVMTIPLLNSWLITHYGWQTGWVFHAVTVAVCLILPGIFIVRNRPEDLGLHPDGIDPAEEPEPEEELPGGRQKRPLITATIESWTVRQVLRDPTFWKLLTVITTHALVGTGLVFHQIALLGSHGVPMNWAIRMMSFQAICATVLMFPAGWLTDRFPSRYILCGSMICLSLANLIVLTMPALWMVVVYTFLLGLTGSVFRSTATVVWINYYGRMNQGAVRGVAWSMMILASALGPLPVAMSIDYFGSYDPVLYLFMTIPLISAAAVWSAHPPKLFKKQEETPTVSAG, from the coding sequence ATGAACTCGCAGTCGACTGCTGACGCAGAACTGAATGCATCCTCCCCCGAACTGGCTCTCCCCACCTACAGATTTTTTCCCGGCTGGAGCATGCTCGGCATCGCAGCCATGGCACAGTTTTTATCGGCTCCCGGTCAGTCATTCTCCGTAGCGGTCTTCAAAGATCCAATGCGGATCTCCCTGGGGTTAACGGAAACACAATACTCTCTCGCTTATGGCTTTGCCACGATTGTCAGCGCCTGTCTGCTCCCGTTTGTCGGACGCCTGCTGGACCACTTTGGAGCGAGAATTATTCTGCCTATCATCGCCGTGGGCCTCGCTGCCGCCTGTTTTTTCATGTCGCGAATTCATTCTCTGTCGGAACTTTATGTCGGATTCAGTCTCGTCCGCAGCCTCGGACAGGGTGCCCTCACTTTGATCTCCGTCTGGATGGTCGGAGAATGGTTCGAGAAAAAACGGGGACGAGCCACCGCACTAGCGGGGTTTGGGAGCGCCTTTTCCGTCATGACAATTCCTCTGCTCAACAGTTGGCTGATCACCCATTATGGCTGGCAGACCGGATGGGTATTTCATGCAGTCACAGTAGCGGTCTGCCTGATCCTGCCAGGGATCTTTATTGTCAGAAATCGTCCGGAAGACCTGGGACTGCACCCCGATGGGATCGATCCCGCAGAAGAACCGGAACCTGAAGAAGAGCTACCCGGCGGACGACAGAAACGTCCCCTGATCACAGCAACCATCGAATCCTGGACCGTCCGCCAGGTTTTACGTGATCCGACCTTCTGGAAACTCCTGACGGTCATCACGACTCACGCCCTGGTGGGAACCGGTCTTGTATTTCACCAGATCGCCTTGTTAGGCAGTCACGGTGTTCCCATGAACTGGGCTATTCGCATGATGTCCTTTCAGGCCATCTGTGCAACAGTGTTGATGTTTCCTGCCGGCTGGTTAACCGATCGTTTTCCCAGCCGTTACATTCTCTGTGGCTCGATGATCTGTCTGTCACTGGCGAATCTGATTGTACTCACCATGCCGGCCCTGTGGATGGTTGTCGTCTATACGTTTCTGCTCGGCTTAACAGGCAGCGTGTTCCGCAGTACGGCTACCGTGGTCTGGATCAACTATTATGGCCGAATGAATCAGGGAGCCGTCCGGGGTGTTGCCTGGTCGATGATGATTCTGGCTTCTGCATTAGGCCCGCTGCCCGTTGCCATGTCGATTGACTACTTCGGCTCCTATGACCCGGTGCTTTACTTATTCATGACCATTCCATTGATCTCTGCAGCAGCAGTCTGGTCAGCACATCCTCCCAAGCTGTTTAAAAAACAGGAAGAAACTCCAACAGTATCGGCAGGGTGA
- a CDS encoding acetyltransferase has protein sequence MTLSFQISNLTPEDHPRTLEVWEASVRATHDFLDEETIRSLKPLVQDACLSSMPVYCIRDKSQTVIGFIGIDAPKIEALFIDPDWRGKGIGRQLVEYAINELEVELVDVNEQNEQALGFYQHLGFVVAHRSDVDGFGKPFPLLHLKLAE, from the coding sequence ATGACTCTTTCATTTCAGATTTCAAATCTCACACCAGAAGACCACCCGCGGACGTTGGAAGTCTGGGAAGCATCCGTGCGTGCAACGCATGACTTTCTGGATGAAGAGACGATCCGATCGTTGAAGCCCCTGGTGCAGGATGCCTGTTTAAGCAGCATGCCGGTGTATTGCATTCGTGACAAGTCCCAAACTGTGATTGGATTTATCGGTATCGATGCGCCCAAAATCGAAGCACTATTCATCGATCCTGACTGGCGAGGAAAAGGGATCGGGCGTCAGCTGGTTGAATATGCCATCAATGAACTGGAAGTTGAACTGGTAGACGTGAACGAGCAGAACGAGCAGGCATTAGGTTTTTATCAACATCTGGGATTCGTAGTGGCTCATCGCTCTGATGTGGATGGCTTTGGCAAACCCTTCCCCTTATTACATCTGAAGCTCGCGGAATAA
- a CDS encoding glutamate mutase L, giving the protein MNSTTAKQLDPEQINVILATDCGSTTTKAILIEKINGEYRQTFRGEAPTTVEEPAADVTVGVANAVTEVGELAGRKLIDDNGEIIRPAQGDTGCDIYISTSSAGGGLQMMVAGVVREMSAASAKRAALGAGAIVMDMICSNDKRLPHEQIQRIRELRPDMILLAGGTDGGTQKHVVELAELIAPAKPQPRFGGTYKMPIIYAGNHEAAQLVEDAFDEDVKLMTVANVRPVLEQENLAPARDAIHDLFLEHVMAHAPGYNKLISWADAPIMPTPGAVGNILQTIAEQQNINALGVDIGGATTDVFSVFDGTFNRTVSANLGMSYSISNVCASATLPMILRWVHLEMDPRELRNHIKNKMIRPTTIPQTREALVFEQAVAREALRLAYIQHKEFATTLKGVQQQRTVGDTFSQNSSGASIVDNMKLNLLVASGGVLSHAPNMNQTAAMMIDAFEPEGMTVLAKDSIFMMPHLGVLAQVHPRAALQVFERDCLIYLGTCIAPRGVYRAGKSCFRYHIRSDSLEESGEMLCGEMKLFPLDEAEQATVTVEPLRGYDFGAGSGKRKEFQARGGKVGLILDARGRPLAVPTSEKDHLTELNSWIEELQLYPEPALTEV; this is encoded by the coding sequence ATGAACTCAACGACAGCAAAACAACTCGACCCGGAACAGATCAATGTCATCCTGGCGACCGATTGTGGCAGCACGACCACCAAGGCCATTTTGATTGAAAAAATCAATGGTGAATACCGCCAGACATTTCGTGGCGAAGCCCCTACCACTGTAGAAGAACCCGCTGCAGATGTGACAGTAGGCGTTGCCAATGCCGTCACAGAAGTCGGTGAGCTGGCTGGTCGCAAGCTGATCGACGACAATGGTGAAATCATTCGACCGGCACAGGGAGATACCGGTTGTGATATTTATATTTCGACTTCCAGCGCAGGGGGCGGCCTGCAAATGATGGTGGCTGGCGTGGTTCGCGAAATGTCTGCCGCCAGCGCCAAGCGCGCCGCTCTGGGAGCGGGTGCGATTGTCATGGACATGATCTGCTCTAACGATAAACGATTGCCTCACGAACAGATCCAGCGCATCCGCGAACTGCGTCCTGATATGATCCTATTGGCAGGTGGTACGGACGGAGGAACCCAGAAACACGTCGTGGAACTGGCGGAACTGATCGCTCCCGCCAAACCTCAACCCCGTTTTGGCGGCACCTACAAAATGCCGATCATCTATGCAGGTAACCACGAAGCAGCCCAACTGGTTGAGGACGCATTTGACGAAGATGTAAAGCTGATGACCGTGGCGAATGTCCGCCCGGTGCTGGAACAGGAAAATCTGGCCCCGGCACGAGACGCCATTCACGATCTGTTCCTGGAGCATGTGATGGCGCATGCCCCGGGTTACAACAAACTGATTTCCTGGGCCGACGCCCCGATCATGCCCACCCCCGGCGCGGTCGGAAACATCCTGCAGACGATTGCCGAGCAACAGAATATCAATGCCCTGGGAGTCGATATTGGCGGTGCCACGACCGACGTCTTCAGTGTTTTTGATGGAACTTTTAACCGCACGGTGAGTGCCAACCTGGGGATGAGCTATTCGATTTCCAACGTGTGTGCCTCAGCGACTCTGCCCATGATTTTACGCTGGGTTCATCTGGAAATGGATCCGCGTGAACTGCGTAACCATATCAAAAATAAAATGATTCGCCCGACGACGATTCCGCAAACCCGGGAAGCGCTGGTCTTCGAACAGGCGGTAGCACGCGAGGCATTACGCCTGGCATACATTCAGCACAAAGAGTTCGCGACCACATTAAAGGGTGTTCAACAACAGCGAACAGTGGGGGATACCTTCAGCCAGAACTCCAGCGGTGCCTCGATCGTCGATAACATGAAACTCAATCTGCTGGTCGCTTCGGGTGGAGTTCTATCTCATGCCCCGAACATGAATCAGACCGCTGCGATGATGATTGATGCATTTGAACCAGAAGGCATGACCGTACTGGCCAAGGACAGTATATTCATGATGCCTCATCTGGGAGTACTCGCACAGGTCCATCCCCGCGCAGCGCTGCAGGTATTCGAACGCGATTGTCTGATTTACCTGGGAACCTGTATCGCGCCCCGTGGCGTATATCGTGCAGGGAAATCATGCTTTCGCTATCACATCCGGAGTGATTCACTAGAGGAGTCTGGTGAGATGCTCTGTGGTGAGATGAAGCTGTTCCCACTGGATGAAGCCGAACAGGCAACAGTGACGGTAGAGCCCCTGCGCGGTTACGATTTTGGCGCCGGTTCTGGAAAACGGAAAGAGTTTCAAGCACGAGGCGGTAAAGTGGGACTGATTCTGGATGCACGTGGCAGACCTCTGGCTGTTCCCACCAGTGAAAAAGACCATTTAACAGAATTAAACAGCTGGATTGAGGAACTGCAGCTGTATCCTGAACCGGCTCTTACTGAAGTATGA
- a CDS encoding FAD:protein FMN transferase: protein MSYIFQTCLLLSTLSGNQQCTDSEILSRYEFQEVHMGVQWRIVLYATDKPIANNAAQNAFQRVKELNKLLSDYDPESELNKLCRLSGPGKPTPVSPPLFAVLKRSQALSLETEGAFDVTISPVVRLWRRARRQNKMPGSTRLAEARAKVGYQFLKLSEQNRTVELLKDDMRLDLGGIAKGYAADVALQVLKAHGIKRAMIDASGDLVLGDSPPDSCGWKIGISSSDAPQAKIDRFLYLHNMAVATSGDALQHVVIDGKRYSHIVNPHTGLGLTDQSRVTVIAPNGMTADSLASAISVLGPDKGIKLLNQKPGTACLILRHENGKMKSYESSCFSRYELKRNQP, encoded by the coding sequence ATGTCATACATTTTTCAGACATGCCTGCTGCTCTCCACATTGTCAGGCAATCAACAGTGCACGGATAGCGAAATTCTGAGTCGGTATGAATTTCAGGAAGTACATATGGGAGTGCAATGGAGAATCGTATTATATGCTACCGACAAACCAATCGCAAACAATGCTGCTCAAAATGCTTTCCAACGTGTAAAGGAACTTAACAAACTACTCAGTGATTATGATCCGGAAAGTGAGTTAAATAAGTTATGTCGGTTATCCGGCCCGGGAAAGCCGACCCCGGTGAGTCCTCCCCTGTTTGCAGTACTGAAAAGAAGTCAAGCACTCTCACTGGAAACAGAAGGAGCATTTGACGTTACCATCAGTCCCGTGGTCCGTCTCTGGCGCAGGGCTCGCAGACAAAACAAAATGCCGGGCTCCACCCGTCTGGCAGAGGCCCGAGCCAAAGTCGGTTACCAGTTCCTGAAACTGTCGGAACAGAATCGAACCGTTGAACTGCTGAAGGACGACATGCGACTCGATCTCGGAGGCATCGCCAAAGGTTATGCCGCCGATGTCGCCCTGCAGGTTTTGAAAGCGCACGGCATCAAGCGAGCCATGATCGACGCCAGCGGCGACCTCGTACTCGGAGACTCTCCGCCGGACAGTTGTGGCTGGAAAATCGGCATTTCTTCCTCGGACGCGCCGCAGGCAAAAATCGACCGCTTCCTGTATCTGCACAACATGGCCGTCGCCACCTCGGGTGACGCGCTGCAGCATGTCGTCATTGATGGAAAACGCTACTCTCATATTGTCAATCCTCATACGGGACTCGGGCTCACAGACCAGAGTCGCGTTACTGTCATCGCCCCCAATGGCATGACAGCAGACAGTCTCGCCTCTGCCATCAGTGTTCTCGGGCCCGATAAAGGAATCAAACTTTTAAACCAGAAACCAGGTACCGCCTGCCTGATTTTGCGTCATGAAAACGGTAAGATGAAATCATACGAATCTTCCTGCTTTTCGCGATACGAGTTGAAACGGAATCAACCCTGA
- a CDS encoding formylglycine-generating enzyme family protein, translating to MLSVCRHSLLMQGKFTFLAAILFSVSMASAQEAKTEKEMKPYTEKILNTDVTFDMVPIPGGEFLMGSPDSEKNREDDEGPQVKVKIEPFWMGKHEVTWNEYDIWSFNLDIQRRKLMRGKYDEKEKAADAVTRPTKPYTDMTFDMGHDGYPAICMTQLAAKTYCKWLSEKTGHYYRLPTEAEWEYACRAGTKTAYSFGDNAANLDDYAWHYANCNDTYQKVGQKKPNPWGLYDIHGNVSEWVLDQYIPDAYKKWSGKGTLNFPVNVPTTLYPRVARGGSWDDEPESLRSANRIASSSDWKIQDPQIPQSIWYHTDAIMVGFRVVRPLKVPTAEERKKYGLDPVIPADEGR from the coding sequence ATGCTTAGCGTATGTCGTCACAGTCTCTTAATGCAAGGCAAATTCACTTTCCTTGCCGCGATCCTGTTTTCTGTCTCGATGGCTTCCGCACAGGAAGCAAAAACAGAAAAAGAGATGAAACCTTATACGGAAAAAATTCTGAATACCGATGTCACTTTTGACATGGTTCCGATCCCCGGTGGTGAGTTTCTGATGGGGAGTCCTGACAGTGAAAAAAATCGTGAAGATGATGAAGGTCCCCAGGTCAAAGTCAAAATCGAACCGTTCTGGATGGGCAAGCACGAAGTCACCTGGAACGAATACGATATCTGGAGTTTCAACCTTGATATCCAGCGGCGCAAACTGATGCGTGGCAAGTATGATGAAAAAGAAAAAGCAGCCGACGCGGTCACTCGTCCCACCAAGCCATACACTGACATGACATTTGATATGGGACACGATGGTTATCCTGCGATCTGCATGACTCAGCTGGCAGCGAAAACCTACTGCAAATGGTTAAGTGAAAAGACGGGGCACTACTATCGCCTGCCAACCGAGGCGGAATGGGAATATGCCTGTCGTGCCGGTACCAAAACTGCGTATTCGTTTGGTGATAATGCAGCGAATCTGGATGACTATGCCTGGCATTATGCCAACTGTAATGACACCTATCAGAAAGTCGGACAGAAAAAACCGAATCCCTGGGGCCTGTATGACATTCACGGCAACGTTTCGGAGTGGGTCCTCGATCAATACATTCCCGATGCTTATAAAAAATGGAGCGGAAAGGGGACGTTGAATTTTCCGGTCAATGTTCCAACAACTCTCTATCCTCGCGTCGCCCGTGGCGGATCGTGGGATGACGAACCGGAATCACTTCGCAGTGCAAACCGGATTGCCTCCAGTTCCGACTGGAAAATTCAGGATCCACAGATCCCGCAGAGTATCTGGTATCATACCGATGCCATTATGGTCGGGTTTCGGGTGGTTCGGCCTCTGAAAGTGCCCACTGCTGAAGAACGAAAAAAGTACGGTCTTGATCCTGTGATACCGGCTGATGAAGGCCGCTGA
- a CDS encoding ion transporter, with product MSEPNKPPEVKPRDWRDHWYEIIFEADTKAGKAFDVVLLIAILLSVLVIMLESVNSLDEDYNDQFHYAEWFFTILFTIEYVARIICARRPLRYIFSFYGIVDLLSILPTYIMNIAPGETQRLGVIRALRLLRAFRIFKLAHMLSEASELRRAIWASRSKIAVFLATVVIAVVIEGATLHLIEEDKNSGFDSIPESMYWAIVTMTTVGYGDIAPVTPLGKFLAAIIMILGYSLIIVPTGIVSAELAHGGRGSERIKITTQVCPECMREGHDSNATFCKFCGARL from the coding sequence ATGTCAGAACCAAATAAGCCACCTGAAGTCAAGCCGCGTGACTGGCGGGATCACTGGTATGAAATTATCTTCGAGGCGGATACGAAAGCTGGAAAAGCATTTGATGTCGTTCTGCTGATTGCCATTTTACTGAGCGTATTGGTGATCATGCTGGAAAGCGTCAATTCACTGGACGAGGATTATAATGACCAGTTTCATTATGCTGAATGGTTTTTCACGATTCTCTTCACCATTGAGTATGTGGCGCGCATCATCTGTGCCCGTCGTCCTCTTCGCTATATTTTCAGTTTTTATGGTATCGTCGATCTGCTTTCGATTCTTCCCACATACATCATGAATATTGCACCGGGGGAGACTCAACGTCTGGGAGTCATTCGCGCCCTGCGTCTGTTGCGCGCATTCCGGATATTTAAACTGGCGCATATGCTTTCGGAAGCGTCTGAACTGCGACGTGCCATCTGGGCCAGCCGTTCCAAGATCGCGGTCTTTCTGGCAACGGTCGTGATCGCTGTCGTGATTGAAGGGGCGACGTTACATCTGATCGAAGAGGACAAGAATAGTGGCTTTGATTCGATACCAGAAAGTATGTACTGGGCGATTGTGACAATGACCACGGTTGGTTATGGGGATATTGCACCAGTGACCCCGCTGGGAAAATTTCTGGCCGCGATCATTATGATACTGGGATATAGTCTGATCATCGTGCCCACGGGGATTGTTTCTGCCGAGTTAGCACATGGGGGAAGAGGCTCAGAGCGAATAAAAATAACCACTCAGGTCTGTCCGGAATGTATGCGGGAAGGCCATGATTCCAATGCCACGTTCTGTAAATTCTGTGGAGCCCGACTCTGA
- a CDS encoding TatD family hydrolase — protein sequence MKLFDTHAHLDEEAFHPDRPETVQNAIDAGVETILSIGITAESSQRAVELAATFENVYAVVGIQPNYVAQMKPNDWELIETLSTADKVVGIGETGLDRYWDYAPIELQQDYFRRHIQLSRKLDLPFVIHCREAEADVVELLQQEAGDAPLKGIMHSFCGSPETATACLDLGLHISFAGMLTFKKNDELRETARQIPLDRLLVETDSPYLAPVPMRGKRNEPAFVKYTCACLAELHQKTAEEMAEITTANARALFNIA from the coding sequence ATGAAGTTATTTGATACCCACGCCCACCTGGACGAAGAAGCCTTTCACCCCGATCGCCCGGAGACCGTGCAAAACGCCATCGACGCTGGTGTAGAGACAATCCTGTCCATCGGCATTACCGCGGAAAGCAGTCAACGTGCCGTTGAACTGGCGGCGACCTTTGAGAATGTTTACGCAGTGGTCGGTATTCAGCCCAACTATGTTGCTCAAATGAAACCCAATGACTGGGAACTGATAGAGACGCTCTCGACCGCTGATAAAGTGGTAGGCATTGGCGAGACGGGCCTGGATCGTTACTGGGATTATGCCCCGATTGAACTGCAGCAGGATTACTTCCGCAGACACATTCAACTTTCCCGCAAACTGGATCTTCCTTTTGTCATCCACTGCCGTGAAGCCGAAGCGGATGTTGTAGAACTCCTGCAGCAGGAAGCGGGTGACGCACCACTCAAAGGGATTATGCATTCCTTCTGTGGCAGTCCGGAAACAGCGACCGCCTGCCTGGACCTGGGTCTGCATATTTCGTTTGCAGGCATGCTGACCTTCAAGAAAAATGACGAACTGCGTGAGACCGCCAGACAGATTCCCCTGGATCGCCTGCTGGTGGAAACAGATTCCCCTTACCTGGCCCCGGTTCCCATGCGCGGCAAAAGAAATGAACCTGCATTTGTGAAATACACCTGCGCGTGCCTGGCGGAACTCCATCAGAAAACAGCTGAAGAAATGGCTGAAATCACAACCGCCAACGCCAGGGCGCTCTTCAACATTGCCTGA